Proteins from a genomic interval of Rosa chinensis cultivar Old Blush chromosome 2, RchiOBHm-V2, whole genome shotgun sequence:
- the LOC121051504 gene encoding uncharacterized protein LOC121051504 isoform X2: protein MKDQMWKCAKSTTMPYYLNDMEEMKALDEDAYNWMTEDEKPPKHWCRAFFNTTSNCDIMDNNLCESFNSWIVEARKKPPVTMFEEIRLKLMKRIQVRRAKMEAYEGNICPKPRQVLEKSKAKAATDCTPTFNGGDEAEVENIEGNKNVVNLRLRTCSCRRWDLTGIPCKHAVSAINFLRQDPDEYVADCYFKKRYMAIYSNFIKAVNSMDLWGRCEDPPILPPTYSRQPGRPKTQRIKDFSEKLQTAEGKLGRQQRSLKCGNCHQVGHNVKTCQRHLPPKENKKRKVSNEEGQGSDQAKRGKKGSMSANELRKKARERAEYQRRKFAAAKAAKLAANRSAPSTSRPAQSTTTPTSSRPAQVASAPTRPTRSRPPQPSTSSSKQAATSRRTSQRIRER from the exons ATGAAGGACCAGATGTGGAAGTGTGCCAAGTCCACTACTATGCCTTACTATCTTAATGACATGGAGGAGATGAAAGCCCTTGATGAGGATGCTTACAATTGGATGACAG AGGATGAGAAGCCTCCTAAACATTGGTGTAGGGCATTCTTCAACACAACCAGTAACTGTGACATTATGGACAACAATCTATGTGAGAGTTTCAACTCATGGATTGTGGAAGCTAGAAAGAAGCCACCAGTCACCATGTTTGAAGAAATAAGATTGAAGCTTATGAAGAGGATTCAGGTGAGAAGGGCAAAAATGGAGGCTTATGAAGGAAATATCTGCCCCAAGCCAAGGCAGGTGTTGGAGAAGAGTAAGGCGAAGGCTGCAACCGATTGCACTCCTACATTCAATGGTGGGGATGAAGCTGAGGTTGAGAATATAGAAGGAAACAAGAATGTTGTGAATCTAAGGTTGAGGACATGCAGCTGCAGGAGGTGGGATTTGACTGGAATCCCATGCAAGCATGCAGTTTCAGCCATAAACTTTCTTAGGCAAGACCCCGATGAGTATGTTGCTGATTGTTATTTCAAGAAGAGGTATATGGCAATCTACAGCAATTTCATCAAGGCTGTTAACAGCATGGACTTGTGGGGAAGATGTGAAGATCCACCAATCTTACCTCCAACATATTCAAGGCAGCCGGGTAGGCCTAAGACACAAAGGATTAAGGATTTCTCTGAAAAGCTTCAAACAGCTGAGGGTAAACTTGGAAGGCAGCAGAGATCCCTTAAGTGTGGGAATTGTCACCAAGTAGGCCATAATGTTAAAACTTGTCAAAGGCATTTGCCGCCGAAGGAAAACAAGAAGAGAAAGGTCAGCAATGAAGAAGGTCAAGGTTCTGATCAg GCCAAGAGAGGGAAGAAAGGTTCTATGTCTGCAAATGAATTGAGGAAGAAAGCAAGGGAGAGAGCAGAGTATCAAAGA AGAAAGTTTGCTGCTGCCAAAGCTGCAAAGCTGGCAGCAAATAGGTCTGCCCCATCCACATCAAGGCCTGCACAATCTACAACCACACCTACAAGCTCCAGGCCAGCCCAAGTTGCATCTGCCCCAACCAGACCTACGCGTTCAAGGCCTCCACAACCTTCAACATCATCAAGCAAGCAGGCTGCAACTTCAAGAAGGACATCTCAAAGGATCAGAGAAAG ATGA
- the LOC112189355 gene encoding monooxygenase 2 isoform X1 gives MGTSVEDVVIVGGGIAGLGTAVALKRAGIEALVLERSEGLRTTGAALSLFSNAWCALDALGVSHKLASYTPSLKNYVTDLDTGEVQEVSLTEANGDAVGPRTVHRKALLEALADELSVHSIRFSSKISAIETQQHEGSSIAIVHMENGTVIKAKVLIGCDGVHSVVSRWLGLREPVFSGRSAVRGLAVYPQGHGLEQNVRRYVGSGRNAGFVPLTDKEIYWFFSGISPAKGASLAEDPEDIRKEVLENYAKDLPPIYLDVVQHADLSTLTWAPLMFRYPWNVVFGNLSKQNITVAGDAMHPMTPDLAQGGCSALEDAVILGRHIGTSFVQNGQVLVVKKMSEVLGKYVEERRWRVTLLITWSYISGWVQQGGSGWGMKFLRDTIFYKFLFLKMVKYVTYDCGKLDF, from the exons ATGGGCACAAGTGTGGAGGATGTGGTGATAGTCGGAGGAGGGATAGCCGGGCTGGGGACAGCGGTGGCGCTGAAGAGAGCTGGAATAGAAGCGTTGGTGCTGGAGAGATCGGAAGGGCTGCGAACCACTGGTGCAGCCTTGTCTCTATTCTCAAACGCCTGGTGTGCTCTTGATGCCTTGGGGGTTTCTCACAAGCTTGCTTCTTATACCCCCTCTCTCAA GAATTATGTAACTGATCTTGATACTGGAGAAGTTCAAGAAGTCTCTCTCACCGAAGCCAATGG TGATGCAGTTGGACCGAGAACAGTACATCGAAAAGCCTTGCTTGAGGCTTTGGCAGATGAATTATCGGTTCATTCAATCCGTTTCTCTTCCAAGATCTCTGCTATCGAAACCCAACAACATGAAGGTTCATCCATTGCCATTGTTCACATGGAAAATGGAACTGTAATTAAAGCAAAG GTTCTCATAGGGTGTGACGGGGTTCACTCAGTGGTGTCACGTTGGTTAGGACTCCGTGAACCAGTCTTTTCAGGTCGATCAGCTGTTCGTGGCTTGGCTGTTTATCCTCAAGGCCATggactcgagcagaatgtgcgACGGTATGTAGGATCAGGCAGAAACGCTGGCTTCGTTCCCCTCACCGACAAAGAGATCTATTGGTTCTTCTCTGGCATATCTCCAGCTAAAG GGGCCTCCCTGGCAGAAGATCCTGAAGATATACGAAAAGAAGTACTTGAGAATTATGCCAAGGACCTCCCACCTATATACTTAGATGTTGTGCAGCACGCAGATCTTTCGACATTAACATGGGCTCCGTTGATGTTTAGGTACCCCTGGAACGTAGTATTTGGAAACTTAAGCAAGCAAAACATCACGGTCGCTGGCGATGCCATGCACCCCATGACCCCTGATCTAGCACAGGGGGGTTGCTCAGCATTAGAAGATGCAGTGATCTTAGGCAGGCATATCGGGACATCCTTTGTACAGAATGGACAAGTACTTGTAGTGAAAAAGATGAGTGAAGTACTGGGCAAATACGTAGAAGAAAGAAGGTGGCGTGTCACTTTGTTGATCACGTGGTCCTATATATCTGGATGGGTGCAACAGGGAGGATCTGGATGGGGTATGAAATTCTTGAGAGACACCATATTTTACAAGTTCCTTTTCCTTAAGATGGTAAAATACGTAACTTATGATTGTGGAAAACTCGACTTCTAG
- the LOC112189355 gene encoding monooxygenase 2 isoform X2 — MGTSVEDVVIVGGGIAGLGTAVALKRAGIEALVLERSEGLRTTGAALSLFSNAWCALDALGVSHKLASYTPSLNDAVGPRTVHRKALLEALADELSVHSIRFSSKISAIETQQHEGSSIAIVHMENGTVIKAKVLIGCDGVHSVVSRWLGLREPVFSGRSAVRGLAVYPQGHGLEQNVRRYVGSGRNAGFVPLTDKEIYWFFSGISPAKGASLAEDPEDIRKEVLENYAKDLPPIYLDVVQHADLSTLTWAPLMFRYPWNVVFGNLSKQNITVAGDAMHPMTPDLAQGGCSALEDAVILGRHIGTSFVQNGQVLVVKKMSEVLGKYVEERRWRVTLLITWSYISGWVQQGGSGWGMKFLRDTIFYKFLFLKMVKYVTYDCGKLDF; from the exons ATGGGCACAAGTGTGGAGGATGTGGTGATAGTCGGAGGAGGGATAGCCGGGCTGGGGACAGCGGTGGCGCTGAAGAGAGCTGGAATAGAAGCGTTGGTGCTGGAGAGATCGGAAGGGCTGCGAACCACTGGTGCAGCCTTGTCTCTATTCTCAAACGCCTGGTGTGCTCTTGATGCCTTGGGGGTTTCTCACAAGCTTGCTTCTTATACCCCCTCTCTCAA TGATGCAGTTGGACCGAGAACAGTACATCGAAAAGCCTTGCTTGAGGCTTTGGCAGATGAATTATCGGTTCATTCAATCCGTTTCTCTTCCAAGATCTCTGCTATCGAAACCCAACAACATGAAGGTTCATCCATTGCCATTGTTCACATGGAAAATGGAACTGTAATTAAAGCAAAG GTTCTCATAGGGTGTGACGGGGTTCACTCAGTGGTGTCACGTTGGTTAGGACTCCGTGAACCAGTCTTTTCAGGTCGATCAGCTGTTCGTGGCTTGGCTGTTTATCCTCAAGGCCATggactcgagcagaatgtgcgACGGTATGTAGGATCAGGCAGAAACGCTGGCTTCGTTCCCCTCACCGACAAAGAGATCTATTGGTTCTTCTCTGGCATATCTCCAGCTAAAG GGGCCTCCCTGGCAGAAGATCCTGAAGATATACGAAAAGAAGTACTTGAGAATTATGCCAAGGACCTCCCACCTATATACTTAGATGTTGTGCAGCACGCAGATCTTTCGACATTAACATGGGCTCCGTTGATGTTTAGGTACCCCTGGAACGTAGTATTTGGAAACTTAAGCAAGCAAAACATCACGGTCGCTGGCGATGCCATGCACCCCATGACCCCTGATCTAGCACAGGGGGGTTGCTCAGCATTAGAAGATGCAGTGATCTTAGGCAGGCATATCGGGACATCCTTTGTACAGAATGGACAAGTACTTGTAGTGAAAAAGATGAGTGAAGTACTGGGCAAATACGTAGAAGAAAGAAGGTGGCGTGTCACTTTGTTGATCACGTGGTCCTATATATCTGGATGGGTGCAACAGGGAGGATCTGGATGGGGTATGAAATTCTTGAGAGACACCATATTTTACAAGTTCCTTTTCCTTAAGATGGTAAAATACGTAACTTATGATTGTGGAAAACTCGACTTCTAG
- the LOC121051504 gene encoding uncharacterized protein LOC121051504 isoform X1: MKDQMWKCAKSTTMPYYLNDMEEMKALDEDAYNWMTEDEKPPKHWCRAFFNTTSNCDIMDNNLCESFNSWIVEARKKPPVTMFEEIRLKLMKRIQVRRAKMEAYEGNICPKPRQVLEKSKAKAATDCTPTFNGGDEAEVENIEGNKNVVNLRLRTCSCRRWDLTGIPCKHAVSAINFLRQDPDEYVADCYFKKRYMAIYSNFIKAVNSMDLWGRCEDPPILPPTYSRQPGRPKTQRIKDFSEKLQTAEGKLGRQQRSLKCGNCHQVGHNVKTCQRHLPPKENKKRKVSNEEGQGSDQAKRGKKGSMSANELRKKARERAEYQRRKFAAAKAAKLAANRSAPSTSRPAQSTTTPTSSRPAQVASAPTRPTRSRPPQPSTSSSKQAATSRRTSQRIRERSVTRDGK; encoded by the exons ATGAAGGACCAGATGTGGAAGTGTGCCAAGTCCACTACTATGCCTTACTATCTTAATGACATGGAGGAGATGAAAGCCCTTGATGAGGATGCTTACAATTGGATGACAG AGGATGAGAAGCCTCCTAAACATTGGTGTAGGGCATTCTTCAACACAACCAGTAACTGTGACATTATGGACAACAATCTATGTGAGAGTTTCAACTCATGGATTGTGGAAGCTAGAAAGAAGCCACCAGTCACCATGTTTGAAGAAATAAGATTGAAGCTTATGAAGAGGATTCAGGTGAGAAGGGCAAAAATGGAGGCTTATGAAGGAAATATCTGCCCCAAGCCAAGGCAGGTGTTGGAGAAGAGTAAGGCGAAGGCTGCAACCGATTGCACTCCTACATTCAATGGTGGGGATGAAGCTGAGGTTGAGAATATAGAAGGAAACAAGAATGTTGTGAATCTAAGGTTGAGGACATGCAGCTGCAGGAGGTGGGATTTGACTGGAATCCCATGCAAGCATGCAGTTTCAGCCATAAACTTTCTTAGGCAAGACCCCGATGAGTATGTTGCTGATTGTTATTTCAAGAAGAGGTATATGGCAATCTACAGCAATTTCATCAAGGCTGTTAACAGCATGGACTTGTGGGGAAGATGTGAAGATCCACCAATCTTACCTCCAACATATTCAAGGCAGCCGGGTAGGCCTAAGACACAAAGGATTAAGGATTTCTCTGAAAAGCTTCAAACAGCTGAGGGTAAACTTGGAAGGCAGCAGAGATCCCTTAAGTGTGGGAATTGTCACCAAGTAGGCCATAATGTTAAAACTTGTCAAAGGCATTTGCCGCCGAAGGAAAACAAGAAGAGAAAGGTCAGCAATGAAGAAGGTCAAGGTTCTGATCAg GCCAAGAGAGGGAAGAAAGGTTCTATGTCTGCAAATGAATTGAGGAAGAAAGCAAGGGAGAGAGCAGAGTATCAAAGA AGAAAGTTTGCTGCTGCCAAAGCTGCAAAGCTGGCAGCAAATAGGTCTGCCCCATCCACATCAAGGCCTGCACAATCTACAACCACACCTACAAGCTCCAGGCCAGCCCAAGTTGCATCTGCCCCAACCAGACCTACGCGTTCAAGGCCTCCACAACCTTCAACATCATCAAGCAAGCAGGCTGCAACTTCAAGAAGGACATCTCAAAGGATCAGAGAAAGGTCAGTTACAAGAGATGGAAAATAG